From the Acidobacteriota bacterium genome, the window AACGTCGCCCTGCCCGCGCTTCAAGCGAACCTCAACGCCACGGTCCTCGACGTTCAATGGGTAGTTGAATCATATGCGCTCTTTCTCGCCGCGTTGATTCTTGTCGGCGGCTCGATGGGTGACCGATTCGGCAGGCGGCGCATCTTCTGCGCGGGGACCTCTCTGTTTGCGCTTGCGTCCATCTGGTGTGGGGTGGCGCCAAGCGTCGGACAACTGATAGTCGCCCGGGCGGCCCAGGGCGTTGGCGGCGCTCTTCTTGTACCCGGTAGTCTCGCCATCATCAGCGCCTCATTTGGTGAAGACAGACGCGGGACGGCTATCGGCACGTGGTCGGGATTCACAGCGATCACCGCCGCGATTGGTCCGGTCATCGGCGGTTGGCTGATCGAGCATGTTTCGTGGCGGGCCGTCTTCTTCATCAACCTTCCGATTGCGCTCGTCGTGTTGGGACTTTCCTATTGGCGGGTGCCCGAGAGCTGCGATGCCGCGGGAAAGAAACGGCTGGATTGGTTGGGCGCGGGGCTTGCCACGTTGGGTTTGGGATCGCTTGTTTATGGGCTGATCGAGTCGTCACGCTTAGGCTTCGCTCATCCTCTAGTGCTCGTAGCGCTCGGCGGGGGCGCGGTCTCGCTGGCCTTGTTTATCGCGGTCGAGGCGCGTTCCGCCGATCCGATGCTGCCGCTCACGCTATTTCGTTCGAGGAATTTCATCGGAGCCAATCTACTCACGCTGTTTCTGTACGCAGCGCTATCAGGAGCTATGTTTTTCGTTCCGCTCAACCTGATCCAGGTACAGGGGTATTCGGCAACTCAGGCGGGCGCTGCGTTGCTCCCTTTCATTCTCATCTTGTTCCTTCTGTCCCGATGGTCCGGCGGATTGGTTAAGCGATACGGCGCGAAAGTGCCTTTGGTAGCCGGACCAATAGTCGCGGCTGTGGGATACGCGTTGTTTATTCGTCCGGGCGTCGGCGGCGCTTATTGGGCAACTTTTTTTCCTGCTGTGGTAGTCCTTGGTTTCGGGATGGCGCTGAGCGTTGCGCCGCTAACCACCATAGTCATGAGTGCGGTAGAAGCCAATCGCGCGGGCGTTACTTCTGGGATCAACAACGCGGTGTCGCGCACGGCCGGGCTGCTTGGGATTGCGATCCTCGGAATTGTGATACTCCACGCCTACAGCGGCGAGGTTGATCGGCGGCTGGCCTTGTTGCGTATCTCGCCTGAAACGCGAAGATCTATCGATGAGCAACGGGTCAGGCTAGGCGCAACTGAAATCCCCGCCGTCGACGATCAGACGCGAGTAGCATTGAAGCAGGCTATCGATGAATCCTTCGTCTTGGGCTTTCGCGTGGTGATGACCGCCGCCGTTGGGCTCGCGTTGGCAAGCGCGCTCAGCGCGTTTATGATGATCGAAGGCAAGCTGGCGCCGAGCGTTGCGCGCGCATTTCAGCATCAGTAGAAGAAAGGCACTTCAAGTTTGACGGCGATCTTAGCAGGCTGCTGAAAAAACCGATGACACACAAGTATTCAGAGCCAATCCCACCAACGCAGTTGGTGGATCCACCAACGCAGTTGGTGGATCGTTCATACTCAGCCTACACGGGACACAGGGCGAAAGTCCCGAATCCCACCAACGCAGTTGGTGGATCGTTCATATCCAACCTGGCTCTGATACCGGGAAGTGAATCCGACCGGAGAGTTAGGCTGGGTATGAACGAACCACCAACTGCGTTGGTGGGATTCAAAAGCACGCTGCGTTCTTGCTTATAGGCCACGTACAGTACTGGAGGTAGTCATGTCGGACGCAAATTTGACGAGCGCGCTCGCTGGCGCCGAAACCTGGCCGTCTCTCCCAGTAAAAGAATGGGGAGACACTTACGCCACACTTCACATGTGGACGCAGATCGTCGGCAAGATTCGGCTCGTGCAAACACCCTTGATCAATCATTGGTGGAACACAACGTTGTATCTGACAGCGCGCGGACTGACGACGTCACCAATTCCGCACGGACATCGAATCTTCGAGATCGACTTCGACTTCATCGACCACCAGCTACACATTCGCACCAGCGATGGCGCTACCGGGTCGCTGGCCCTGGCGCCGCGTTCGGTCGCTGATTTCTACCGCGAGGTGATGGACACATTGCGGTCTCTGGGATTGGAAGTCCACATTCACGCTAGCCCAGATGAAGTCGCCGATCCGATTCCCTTTGCCGAAGATCACAAGCACGCCTCTTACGATGCTGAGTACGCGAACCGGTTTTGGCGCATCCTGGTCCAAGCCGACGGGGTATTCAAGCAGTTCAGGTCGGGCTTCATCGGGAAGTGCAGTCCGGTGCATTTCTTCTGGGGCAGCTTTGATCTTGCGGTCACCCGGTTCTCGGGACGCCGCGCGCCGGAACGGCCGGGCGCGGACGCCATCACCCGCGAAGCCTACTCGCACGAAGTGATCAGTCACGGTTTCTGGCCGGGCGGTGGCGCGGTTGAAGCGCCGATTTTCTATTCTTACACCGCGCCCGCACCGGCGGGGTTGGACAAGGCGCCGATTCACCCAGGCTTCTACAGCACGGAAATGTCGGAGTTCATCCTGCCGTATGATGATGTCCGTCAGTCCGCTTCACCCGACGGGTCGTTGCTCGATTTCATGCAGAGCACCTATGAGGCAGGGGCACGGCTTGCAAACTGGGACCGCGCAGAGTTGGAACGAACCGAATGAGCAATAGCCGTGAGCGAGCGAAGCCCACAAGTAGACAGCGCTCCTCACCGATGCTCCAAAACGGCCGATCTCAGAGATGCGCCACAAGAGCTACCGATAGATGAAAGCCCTTGGCATTGTTTTTAGTGTTCTTCTTATTCTGGCCATTCTGCTGGATGCTTTCGAGGTAGTGGTCCTTCCGCGCCGCGTAACGAGGCGCATCCGCTTCGCGAGAGCCTTCTATCGCGCAACGTGGATACCCTCTGCGGCATTGGCGCGGCGAATCTCATCGAGCAGCCGACGAGAAACGTATCTTGGCTTCTTCGGCCCACTCTCGTTGATCTTGCTTCTGTGTGTTTGGGCGGTAGGACTGATTATTGGTTTCGCCGCGCTGCACTGGTCGCTCGGGTCGCCACTCAATGGGGTCGAAGCGCGCGCGAGCTTTGCCACATATGCTTACTTCAGCGGTACAACCTTCTTCACTTTGGGTTACGGAGATGTGACTCCAGGCGCGCCGCTAGGGCGAGCGCTGGCCGTTGTAGAGGGCGGAGTAGGGTTCGGCTTTCTTGCGCTCATCATTGGTTACTTGCCGGTAATCTATCAAGCGTTCTCACGGCGCGAGGCAAGCATCTCTCTGCTTGATGCGCGCGCAGGTTCGCCGCCCAGCGCGGCGGAGTTGCTTCGTCGTCACGGCCAGAGCATACAAGAACTAGATCAGCTCTTGCGAGATTGGGAACGCTGGGCGGCCGACTTGTTGGAGAGCCATCTCTCTTATCCCGTCCTCTGCTACTACCGGTCCCAGCACAATAACCAGTCCTGGTTGACGGCGTTGACTGCTGTTCTCGATGCAAGCGCATTGGTCATGGTCGGCATGGAAGGGGCCCCGAAGCGCCAGGCGCAGCTTACGTTCGCAATGGCCCGCCACGCGGTGGTAGATCTGGCGCAAATCTTCAACACGCCCCCTCGCGAGCCGTTCCCGGACCGCCTGCCGTCCGATGAGCTGAATCGGCTGCGCGCGGTCCTCGCGGCAGCCGGTGTCAAGCTGGCCGACGGCGCCGCAGCCGATCAGCGGTTGTCCGAGCT encodes:
- a CDS encoding MFS transporter — encoded protein: MANIFSQPCDEGAIISKPAVARCPRAAEPWILAATILGSSMAFIDGTVVNVALPALQANLNATVLDVQWVVESYALFLAALILVGGSMGDRFGRRRIFCAGTSLFALASIWCGVAPSVGQLIVARAAQGVGGALLVPGSLAIISASFGEDRRGTAIGTWSGFTAITAAIGPVIGGWLIEHVSWRAVFFINLPIALVVLGLSYWRVPESCDAAGKKRLDWLGAGLATLGLGSLVYGLIESSRLGFAHPLVLVALGGGAVSLALFIAVEARSADPMLPLTLFRSRNFIGANLLTLFLYAALSGAMFFVPLNLIQVQGYSATQAGAALLPFILILFLLSRWSGGLVKRYGAKVPLVAGPIVAAVGYALFIRPGVGGAYWATFFPAVVVLGFGMALSVAPLTTIVMSAVEANRAGVTSGINNAVSRTAGLLGIAILGIVILHAYSGEVDRRLALLRISPETRRSIDEQRVRLGATEIPAVDDQTRVALKQAIDESFVLGFRVVMTAAVGLALASALSAFMMIEGKLAPSVARAFQHQ
- a CDS encoding DUF5996 family protein, which codes for MSDANLTSALAGAETWPSLPVKEWGDTYATLHMWTQIVGKIRLVQTPLINHWWNTTLYLTARGLTTSPIPHGHRIFEIDFDFIDHQLHIRTSDGATGSLALAPRSVADFYREVMDTLRSLGLEVHIHASPDEVADPIPFAEDHKHASYDAEYANRFWRILVQADGVFKQFRSGFIGKCSPVHFFWGSFDLAVTRFSGRRAPERPGADAITREAYSHEVISHGFWPGGGAVEAPIFYSYTAPAPAGLDKAPIHPGFYSTEMSEFILPYDDVRQSASPDGSLLDFMQSTYEAGARLANWDRAELERTE
- a CDS encoding potassium channel family protein, translating into MKALGIVFSVLLILAILLDAFEVVVLPRRVTRRIRFARAFYRATWIPSAALARRISSSSRRETYLGFFGPLSLILLLCVWAVGLIIGFAALHWSLGSPLNGVEARASFATYAYFSGTTFFTLGYGDVTPGAPLGRALAVVEGGVGFGFLALIIGYLPVIYQAFSRREASISLLDARAGSPPSAAELLRRHGQSIQELDQLLRDWERWAADLLESHLSYPVLCYYRSQHNNQSWLTALTAVLDASALVMVGMEGAPKRQAQLTFAMARHAVVDLAQIFNTPPREPFPDRLPSDELNRLRAVLAAAGVKLADGAAADQRLSELRRMYEPFVSPLADFLFIPLPSWVPANESFDNWQTSRWGRISGLAQAPCTPSREEEEHF